Proteins from one Chthoniobacterales bacterium genomic window:
- a CDS encoding segregation/condensation protein A codes for METDYKVKLEVFEGPLDLLLYLVKQDEIDIYEISIERITKQYLTYLDAFKMLDLDVAGEFLVMAANLIYLKSRSLLPVAVQPPEDDADEEDPRWDLIRQLIEYKKFKDAATHLQQRELYQENLIARSPETPDFEKESPLLTSEVGIFDLINAFQKILKRLDKQEDLREIFEENFSVSDKIGHIQRVLSRGSSIRFTELFANAASRTEVVVTFLALLELIRMKRLRVVQIDPFSEIEIHGIS; via the coding sequence ATGGAGACGGATTACAAAGTTAAGCTCGAAGTATTTGAAGGTCCGCTCGACCTCCTGCTTTACCTCGTGAAACAGGATGAGATCGATATTTACGAGATCTCCATCGAGCGGATCACGAAGCAATATCTGACCTATCTCGACGCCTTCAAAATGCTCGATCTCGACGTGGCCGGGGAATTTCTCGTGATGGCGGCGAACCTGATTTACCTGAAAAGCCGCAGTCTCCTACCGGTCGCCGTGCAGCCGCCGGAGGACGATGCCGACGAGGAGGACCCGCGCTGGGATCTCATCCGCCAGCTCATCGAATACAAGAAATTCAAGGACGCCGCGACGCATCTCCAGCAGCGCGAGTTGTATCAGGAAAACCTCATCGCCCGCAGCCCGGAGACGCCGGATTTTGAAAAAGAATCCCCGCTCCTGACCAGCGAAGTCGGGATTTTCGATCTCATCAACGCCTTCCAGAAAATCCTCAAGCGGCTCGATAAACAGGAAGACCTGCGGGAGATTTTCGAGGAAAATTTCAGCGTTTCCGACAAGATCGGCCACATCCAGCGTGTTCTTTCACGGGGGAGTTCCATTCGATTCACCGAGCTGTTTGCCAATGCGGCGTCGCGCACCGAGGTGGTCGTCACCTTCCTCGCGTTGCTGGAGTTGATCCGCATGAAACGCCTGCGCGTTGTCCAGATCGATCCCTTTTCCGAGATCGAGATCCACGGAATTTCCTAG